From one Triticum urartu cultivar G1812 chromosome 3, Tu2.1, whole genome shotgun sequence genomic stretch:
- the LOC125544148 gene encoding myosin IB heavy chain-like has translation MDRFRPLRRIQVEPERADPPPPPPAVAIGGAAEMVPAPAAGMLMGAKVRRRAAVYRDCMGDYIGVHNDPCLAKILAKQGDNKVLFADKVLKFTQSGKMKRRILVITDFALYLVDPDADILKRRIALAAVDKLCISKLSDNFFAIIVPTEYDCLMASTRKKEIVDVIVKAIQSTSEYEPEVASSNRFEYHAAAEVIKEVEFEEADGRVKTRITLKEKP, from the exons ATGGATCGATTCCGGCCTCTCAGGCGGATCCAGGTGGAGCCCGAGCGCGCTGACCCGCCCCCTCCCCCGCCGGCGGTGGCAATCGGCGGAGCGGCGGAAATGGTTCCGGCGCCCGCGGCCGGGATGCTCATGGGTGCCAAGGTGCGGCGCCGCGCGGCCGTCTACCGCGACTGCATGGGCGACTACATCGGCGTGCACAACGACCCGTGCCTGGCCAAGATCCTCGCCAAGCAAG GGGATAACAAAGTTCTGTTTGCGGACAAGGTGTTGAAGTTCACTCAATCAGGAAAGATGAAAAGGCGCATCCTTGTGATCACAGACTTTGCTCTCTACCTTGTCGACCCTGATGCTGATATATTGAAGAGAAGAATAGCACTTGCAGCTGTTGATAAGCTATGTATAAGCAAGCTCAGTGATAACTTCTTCGCAATCATTGTGCCGACCGAGTATGATTGTTTAATGGCCAGCACTAGAAAGAAGGAAATTGTTGATGTTATAGTTAAGGCTATCCAGAGCACATCTGAGTATGAACCTGAGGTGGCTTCCTCTAACAG GTTTGAGTACCATGCTGCTGCCGAAGTGATTAAAGAAGTTGAATTTGAAGAAGCTGATG GACGCGTCAAAACTAGGATCACCCTCAAGGAGAAGCCATGA